From Phragmitibacter flavus, the proteins below share one genomic window:
- a CDS encoding DNA-methyltransferase, translated as MRIDRQNLKIRVHAIPSGSIFYSSDKIHYQYYKAVEVGKRQSIFLLWKIKHTAFILNVQRFNMKRVQFRMQRGALKVCLLQRMPRVTKSPKKVAPTTPSGPVCAGESLRLIYGDALSAIESLPEDSVDCIITSPPYYGQRDYGMSGQIGLESDPLDYIERLVNIFGAAERVLKATGSLWVNLGDTYWSGRGAAHSSDAKNKHRRFLRPQDKRGPRDWCKQKQLLLLPHRFAVSMQDQGWILRNDNVWHKTAPTPDPVRDRSACAHEYFFHFVHSRHYYYNFKAVAVPCKTRKGEVKPPSSVWSMPNPPNFKKHAAVFPASLVMLPIKATLPPKGTILDPFCGSGTALETARTLKPKARLIGIDLSKTAIIEAAKRLGLDSFTHEIK; from the coding sequence TTGCGGATCGACCGTCAAAACCTTAAAATCCGTGTCCATGCAATCCCCTCAGGTTCAATCTTTTATAGTAGTGATAAAATACATTATCAATACTATAAAGCAGTGGAGGTGGGAAAACGGCAAAGTATTTTTCTTTTATGGAAAATAAAGCATACTGCGTTCATTTTGAACGTGCAGCGATTTAATATGAAGCGTGTTCAATTCAGGATGCAAAGAGGGGCGTTGAAGGTATGTTTGCTGCAAAGAATGCCAAGAGTAACGAAATCACCAAAAAAAGTCGCACCGACCACCCCATCTGGCCCTGTTTGTGCTGGCGAGTCGTTGAGACTCATCTACGGCGATGCACTGTCGGCTATCGAGTCGTTACCCGAAGATAGTGTAGATTGCATAATTACCTCGCCACCATATTACGGTCAGCGCGACTACGGAATGTCAGGGCAGATAGGCCTGGAGTCAGACCCACTAGATTATATCGAACGGTTAGTTAATATTTTTGGTGCGGCTGAACGAGTTCTAAAAGCAACAGGCAGCTTGTGGGTAAATCTGGGAGATACTTATTGGAGCGGACGCGGAGCTGCTCATAGCAGTGATGCAAAAAATAAGCATCGGCGTTTTCTTCGTCCACAAGACAAACGGGGGCCCCGTGATTGGTGTAAGCAAAAGCAATTGCTCCTCTTGCCTCATCGCTTTGCAGTGAGCATGCAAGATCAAGGTTGGATACTAAGAAACGACAACGTTTGGCACAAAACAGCGCCGACCCCTGACCCCGTGCGTGATCGCTCCGCATGTGCTCATGAATATTTTTTCCATTTTGTTCACTCTAGGCATTATTACTACAATTTTAAGGCTGTGGCTGTGCCATGTAAGACTAGGAAAGGCGAGGTGAAACCACCCTCATCTGTCTGGTCGATGCCGAACCCTCCAAACTTCAAAAAGCATGCAGCCGTATTTCCGGCTTCGCTTGTTATGCTTCCAATCAAGGCGACGTTGCCACCAAAAGGGACAATACTCGATCCTTTTTGTGGTAGTGGAACCGCATTAGAAACTGCGAGAACGCTTAAACCTAAAGCCAGACTAATTGGAATTGACTTGAGTAAAACTGCTATAATTGAAGCAGCGAAACGTCTCGGTCTGGATAGTTTTACGCATGAAATAAAATAG
- a CDS encoding tyrosine-type recombinase/integrase, with protein sequence MDTDFKVLTVDPQNRILTAGEFQSLADVPPEVEWFANIENSNTRRAYKNDVQEFMKFAGIHQAEEFRLVKRSHLIAWRKQLESRSLEASTVRRKLSAVASLFDHLCECNAVPFNPANGVKRPNNGANEGKSPALGDAQAKALLEAPPTDTLKGFRDRAILSILLFHGLRRAELCSLRVGDIESRRGVMHFRVQGKGGKIRFLPVHPHSSQRISEYLERAEHGDDLGKPLFRPVKNSAGNLSSALTGHGVYKDVVQKYARVLGLDPRSVCVHGLRATAATNALDHEADIAKVQEWLGHASIATTRLYDRRKTKPEDSPTFKVSY encoded by the coding sequence ATGGACACGGATTTTAAGGTTTTGACGGTCGATCCGCAAAACCGCATTTTGACGGCAGGAGAATTTCAATCGCTGGCCGATGTGCCACCAGAAGTGGAGTGGTTCGCAAATATTGAAAATTCGAATACGCGGCGGGCATACAAAAATGACGTTCAGGAGTTCATGAAGTTTGCCGGAATTCACCAGGCCGAAGAATTTCGCCTGGTGAAGCGGTCACACCTGATTGCATGGCGCAAGCAACTGGAATCAAGGTCTTTGGAGGCTTCAACCGTGCGCCGGAAACTGTCCGCTGTGGCTTCTTTGTTCGATCATTTGTGCGAGTGCAATGCCGTCCCGTTCAACCCTGCAAACGGTGTAAAACGCCCCAATAATGGAGCAAATGAAGGCAAATCTCCGGCGCTCGGGGATGCGCAAGCAAAAGCGCTTCTTGAGGCTCCTCCGACGGACACTCTCAAGGGGTTTCGTGACCGCGCAATCTTGTCGATTCTCCTTTTTCATGGGTTACGGCGTGCTGAACTGTGCTCGCTCAGGGTCGGAGACATCGAATCGAGGAGGGGAGTGATGCATTTCCGTGTTCAAGGCAAGGGCGGCAAAATCAGATTTTTGCCGGTGCATCCGCACAGCTCACAACGAATCAGCGAATATCTTGAAAGGGCAGAACATGGGGATGATCTCGGCAAGCCGCTCTTCCGTCCGGTCAAAAATTCTGCCGGAAATTTGAGCAGCGCCCTCACAGGGCATGGAGTTTATAAAGATGTGGTGCAAAAATATGCGCGTGTTCTCGGTCTTGATCCGAGATCGGTCTGCGTGCACGGCTTGAGAGCAACAGCCGCCACAAATGCGCTAGATCATGAGGCGGATATTGCCAAGGTGCAGGAGTGGCTGGGTCATGCCAGCATTGCGACCACACGTCTTTATGACCGTAGAAAAACTAAGCCGGAAGACTCGCCAACTTTCAAAGTCAGCTACTGA
- a CDS encoding IS5 family transposase, producing MAMFITDQAWEALEPVLKVPRKSQYGRPRADERECFEAVLFVLHTGIQWKHLPRTFPPKSTVHDYLQHWVGRQAFRQLLARVVGMLVQRGRIDLEECFIDATFAPAKAGGQGVGLTRKGKGTKMQLIVDAEGLPLGVSIGTAGQGENKMVQGTLELFAPETQPERLIGDKAYDDDALDATLAELGIEMISPHRSNRLPENVTQDGRPLRRYKRRWKVERTIAWLGNHRRLLVRYDKQLSVFTGFTLLGCLMIVMRHLT from the coding sequence ATGGCGATGTTCATCACTGATCAAGCATGGGAGGCGTTGGAGCCTGTGTTGAAAGTTCCGCGTAAAAGCCAGTATGGACGGCCCCGAGCCGATGAGCGCGAGTGTTTTGAGGCCGTGCTCTTCGTGTTGCATACCGGTATTCAGTGGAAGCATCTCCCGAGGACTTTTCCACCCAAGTCCACGGTGCATGACTACCTGCAGCACTGGGTGGGCAGGCAGGCCTTCAGACAGTTGCTGGCGAGGGTAGTGGGTATGCTGGTGCAGCGGGGTCGCATCGATCTGGAAGAGTGCTTTATAGATGCCACCTTCGCCCCTGCCAAGGCAGGCGGACAAGGTGTGGGACTGACGCGCAAGGGCAAGGGGACCAAGATGCAGCTCATTGTTGATGCTGAGGGTCTTCCGCTGGGGGTATCCATAGGCACGGCGGGTCAAGGCGAGAACAAAATGGTTCAGGGAACGTTGGAACTCTTTGCGCCTGAAACACAGCCTGAGCGTCTCATTGGAGACAAGGCCTATGATGATGATGCTCTGGATGCCACCCTGGCTGAACTGGGCATTGAAATGATCTCACCACACCGGTCCAATCGCTTGCCCGAAAACGTCACCCAGGATGGTCGTCCACTGCGGCGTTACAAACGTCGGTGGAAAGTCGAGAGAACCATCGCCTGGCTGGGCAATCACCGCCGCTTGCTGGTGCGTTACGATAAACAACTTTCAGTGTTTACAGGCTTCACCCTGCTGGGATGCCTGATGATCGTCATGCGTCATCTCACTTGA
- a CDS encoding type II secretion system protein has protein sequence MSADRSKTTPSSRHGFALIVISVMLVIAGLLFSAYNPTKAGRTLDKVDSTKAKLRVIDDALKAYKITSGGKYPCPASRIAPAASDWYGAEAENCPNATVTCPAGLSCPSSDSNLALIGTIPTRALDLSDSYMYDEWGSRIIYAINFGRVHTGSAKDPIILQTIDGTAINPAPDYVIGSHGPNRIGAYNRVGIQEKYCTGGTDDVENCDDDITFIDDKWSVTGATVLGSTRSFDDMVLNDVVAKVPCPLEIPGCVLWLDATDINADGVDYTEDSTESEITNVTTWYDKSGQGRDAVAGNAPVRQTGSFEFLDDEGNLVSRPTVFFNGTKSLSTAAASWGNKFTLMAVILPSTNVTSNIFRTDGNHINFGYTRNGAGRQQISAQFRGCPETCGTNYRSGLPGRKVLVTGHSGGVGTKSGIRINGQQHIEGIHGTSAMSTSPFSFVIGGNSAGFNGEVAELVYYPTNLPDNQIKQLECYMSEKYGMKLDHCTNYCVGEVTTPACPGDVDDCQIWYSANDASLLKSYSGMPVSDGDTIEFWCDKSGHNNNAISYGSPSFKANGFSTGFDSVHTADVINANKGGFILPKTDIDNGFTTFFVAKFAYDYSNQEIISMWNSANMLTPYHNVYRMWQYSFHSGTTGYFGQNSAFVGTEYILALKHDPIAEIATLYVNGEMVSEIEAREVYYHPSASAYLEAVRKVS, from the coding sequence TTGTCAGCAGATCGAAGCAAAACCACCCCATCCTCGCGTCATGGCTTTGCCCTCATCGTCATCTCGGTGATGCTTGTCATCGCAGGTCTTCTGTTCTCCGCCTACAACCCCACCAAGGCAGGGCGAACCCTGGACAAAGTAGACAGCACCAAAGCAAAGCTGCGAGTGATAGATGATGCGCTTAAAGCATACAAGATTACAAGTGGAGGCAAATATCCATGCCCTGCATCGCGCATAGCACCTGCCGCCAGTGATTGGTATGGAGCAGAAGCTGAGAACTGCCCAAACGCGACGGTCACATGCCCAGCAGGGCTTTCTTGCCCTTCCAGCGATTCAAATCTCGCTCTTATTGGAACGATTCCAACCCGCGCTTTGGATCTATCAGATTCTTACATGTATGATGAATGGGGAAGCAGGATTATCTACGCCATCAACTTTGGAAGGGTTCACACGGGGTCTGCCAAAGACCCTATTATATTGCAGACAATTGACGGGACTGCGATTAACCCGGCTCCAGATTACGTGATTGGTAGTCATGGGCCAAACCGCATTGGTGCATATAACAGGGTAGGTATTCAGGAGAAGTATTGCACAGGAGGGACGGATGATGTTGAAAACTGTGATGATGACATTACCTTCATTGACGACAAATGGAGTGTCACCGGTGCCACAGTTCTCGGTTCAACACGTTCGTTTGATGATATGGTGCTAAATGATGTTGTTGCTAAAGTGCCATGCCCACTAGAAATTCCGGGCTGTGTTCTTTGGCTGGATGCGACCGACATCAATGCTGATGGAGTCGACTACACCGAGGATTCTACCGAGTCAGAAATAACAAATGTCACCACCTGGTATGATAAAAGCGGGCAAGGTCGCGATGCCGTCGCAGGCAATGCACCCGTTCGACAAACGGGTTCTTTTGAGTTCCTTGATGATGAGGGAAATCTGGTTTCACGGCCAACAGTATTTTTCAATGGAACGAAATCTTTATCTACAGCCGCCGCTTCCTGGGGTAATAAATTTACACTCATGGCCGTCATCTTACCGTCCACAAATGTTACCTCTAACATATTCAGAACTGATGGAAACCATATTAACTTCGGATATACCAGAAACGGTGCTGGACGCCAACAGATATCTGCACAGTTTAGGGGTTGCCCGGAGACTTGTGGGACAAACTACAGAAGTGGTCTGCCCGGAAGAAAAGTTCTCGTCACCGGACATTCAGGCGGAGTTGGAACCAAATCTGGAATAAGAATAAACGGACAGCAGCATATAGAAGGAATACATGGCACCTCAGCAATGTCCACCTCTCCATTTAGTTTTGTAATAGGAGGCAACAGTGCAGGGTTCAATGGTGAGGTTGCAGAGCTTGTCTACTACCCAACCAATTTGCCAGATAATCAAATCAAGCAACTAGAATGCTACATGTCAGAAAAATACGGTATGAAGTTAGATCATTGCACTAATTATTGCGTGGGTGAGGTGACTACTCCCGCCTGCCCTGGTGATGTGGATGATTGCCAAATCTGGTATAGCGCTAATGATGCTTCTCTCCTTAAAAGTTATTCCGGCATGCCTGTAAGCGATGGAGATACTATTGAATTCTGGTGTGATAAGTCGGGCCACAACAACAACGCCATTTCCTATGGCAGTCCATCATTCAAAGCTAATGGATTTAGCACTGGATTTGATTCGGTTCATACGGCCGACGTAATAAATGCCAATAAGGGTGGGTTTATTCTCCCGAAGACCGATATAGACAACGGATTCACAACTTTCTTTGTCGCTAAATTCGCTTATGACTACTCAAACCAAGAAATCATTTCAATGTGGAATAGCGCAAATATGCTTACCCCATACCACAATGTGTATAGGATGTGGCAATATAGCTTTCACAGCGGAACAACTGGATATTTTGGACAAAATTCCGCGTTTGTAGGAACCGAGTATATACTTGCATTGAAACACGATCCCATAGCCGAAATAGCTACCCTTTATGTAAATGGTGAAATGGTTAGTGAGATTGAAGCTAGGGAGGTTTACTATCACCCATCAGCCAGTGCTTATCTAGAGGCTGTCCGAAAAGTAAGTTGA
- a CDS encoding tyrosine-type recombinase/integrase produces MKTEATVKTWEKTRLQNLLRHKSGGYYVRLFLNGKEVWKSLKTKHFSVAESRLAEAQKEHRQRKSRDQSSSSAKMTFGQAAELHTQHLDEKVTIKPRTRDYWKEILAALLKSWPELASMEVRKITTKACRDWAARFARDCSPTRYNNTLALLRHVIDVAIENGVVFSNVATGLERKPVKPKILELPSLAQFSEFISVMRRAGGRDSVNCADFAEGLAFTGCRLSEAGRIERADLNFTTDEILIKGDPEDATKNGEIRRIPMIPNARTLLDRMLATRDSEPKSTPVFRVRECQKAMDRAAKKIGMARITHHDLRHFFATVCIESGVDIPTVSRWLGHKDGGALAMKTYGHLRREHSRAQAQKVSFSPAVAA; encoded by the coding sequence ATGAAGACTGAAGCCACCGTGAAAACGTGGGAGAAGACGAGGTTGCAAAACCTGTTGAGACATAAATCCGGCGGATACTATGTCAGATTATTCCTGAATGGCAAAGAGGTTTGGAAATCACTCAAAACAAAGCATTTCTCAGTAGCCGAGTCGAGGCTCGCTGAAGCCCAAAAGGAACACCGTCAGCGGAAGAGCCGCGACCAGAGTTCCTCAAGTGCGAAAATGACTTTCGGTCAGGCAGCAGAACTGCACACTCAACACCTCGACGAAAAAGTCACCATCAAACCTCGCACCCGTGATTACTGGAAGGAGATTCTTGCGGCACTACTCAAGAGCTGGCCGGAACTGGCGAGTATGGAGGTGCGCAAAATCACTACCAAAGCTTGCCGGGATTGGGCTGCACGTTTTGCAAGGGATTGCAGTCCCACACGATACAACAACACCCTGGCGCTGCTTCGGCATGTCATCGACGTGGCAATCGAAAACGGTGTTGTCTTCTCGAATGTGGCAACAGGCCTTGAACGTAAACCGGTCAAACCTAAAATTTTGGAACTTCCAAGCCTTGCTCAGTTTTCCGAGTTCATCAGCGTAATGAGGAGAGCAGGGGGGCGCGATTCCGTCAACTGTGCTGACTTCGCAGAAGGGCTGGCATTCACCGGTTGCCGCCTTTCAGAAGCGGGCAGAATTGAAAGGGCTGATCTCAATTTCACTACCGACGAGATTTTGATCAAAGGCGACCCGGAAGACGCGACGAAAAATGGAGAAATCCGCCGAATTCCAATGATCCCAAACGCCCGCACCCTCCTAGATCGCATGCTCGCAACAAGGGATAGCGAGCCAAAATCCACCCCTGTTTTCCGCGTGCGCGAGTGTCAGAAAGCCATGGATCGTGCAGCCAAGAAAATTGGCATGGCTCGAATCACCCACCACGATCTGCGGCACTTCTTTGCCACGGTATGTATTGAAAGTGGCGTAGACATCCCGACGGTTTCACGTTGGCTGGGACATAAAGACGGAGGCGCACTTGCCATGAAAACCTATGGGCACCTTCGTCGGGAGCATTCAAGGGCGCAGGCGCAAAAAGTCTCCTTCTCCCCCGCTGTTGCCGCCTAA
- a CDS encoding DUF3800 domain-containing protein yields MIDHLEQVYWEDVLQPRGEVYENCSFSFLPAKTPTGALVIEEYWLKNQEILQRVNVLIEFDKIGVKYIKNHPIWSITSKPLMLQFIYAAFWRLKTIDAGFGQAKFRDLNIQDRSSGITAHLLITSQVFFDTGTPVILLANYANVHLVDQLDATIKDGDLVTPLNNYNSKIKWLRSISLANPPCISDNFGSGASKTAPEPTSLYIDETGDLGFRKPGHFYAIAGLAIPDQYLRQVREQLKNIINDHWQGPTKPRELHFSKINESKRIAVIAAIGVIFEKFVSYGNCFVTMNFSFLFNLVRAEIEYFRDEERPSRTVIADLLASSDGHVPNRLLMLATEDLISTTIIEGMLDVPFVSVYHDRKRSEWMNGAITDGFNAAMENLKKFALSNEHVDAIPNASFHIIDSEADPCLWLCDWLCWELGGWIRNERKLSAEFLKALQKLNFFTFNEAGERVQFEHPGGKEIRRYPDRAREITPLKGHGSRANTMS; encoded by the coding sequence ATGATTGACCACCTTGAACAGGTCTATTGGGAGGATGTGTTGCAACCCAGAGGGGAAGTGTATGAAAATTGCAGCTTTAGCTTTCTTCCTGCCAAGACTCCCACGGGGGCACTTGTTATTGAAGAATATTGGTTGAAAAACCAAGAAATTTTACAACGAGTCAACGTTCTTATCGAGTTCGATAAAATCGGCGTGAAATATATAAAAAATCACCCAATATGGTCTATTACATCCAAGCCATTAATGCTTCAGTTTATCTATGCTGCCTTCTGGCGTCTGAAGACCATCGACGCAGGATTCGGACAGGCAAAATTTCGCGATCTAAATATTCAAGATAGATCGAGCGGAATAACCGCTCACTTACTGATCACTAGCCAGGTATTCTTTGATACAGGAACACCAGTAATTCTATTGGCCAACTATGCTAACGTTCATCTTGTTGATCAGCTTGATGCAACGATTAAGGATGGTGATTTGGTCACACCCCTCAATAACTATAATAGTAAAATTAAGTGGCTCCGAAGCATTTCACTTGCCAATCCTCCTTGCATTTCAGACAACTTTGGAAGTGGAGCTTCTAAGACGGCACCAGAACCTACCTCTCTATATATTGACGAAACAGGTGATTTAGGCTTCCGCAAACCGGGACACTTCTACGCCATAGCTGGACTTGCTATACCTGACCAATATTTGCGCCAAGTCAGAGAACAGCTTAAGAATATTATCAATGACCATTGGCAAGGGCCTACAAAACCGCGTGAATTGCATTTTTCGAAGATCAATGAATCAAAACGAATTGCTGTGATCGCAGCTATTGGAGTAATTTTCGAAAAATTTGTTTCTTATGGAAATTGCTTCGTCACAATGAACTTCTCATTTTTGTTCAACTTAGTCAGGGCAGAAATTGAGTATTTTAGGGATGAGGAGCGGCCCTCACGAACCGTTATTGCGGACCTTCTTGCATCATCTGATGGCCATGTTCCCAATCGGTTGCTGATGCTTGCGACTGAAGATCTCATCAGCACTACAATTATCGAAGGAATGCTTGATGTTCCCTTCGTTTCAGTTTATCACGATAGAAAGCGAAGCGAATGGATGAATGGTGCAATTACCGATGGTTTTAACGCGGCTATGGAAAACCTAAAGAAATTTGCTTTGAGCAACGAACATGTGGATGCGATCCCAAACGCAAGTTTTCATATAATTGATTCCGAAGCCGACCCGTGTCTTTGGCTGTGTGATTGGTTATGTTGGGAGCTCGGTGGCTGGATACGTAACGAAAGAAAACTAAGCGCGGAATTTTTAAAAGCTCTACAAAAATTAAATTTCTTTACATTCAATGAAGCTGGGGAGAGGGTTCAATTTGAGCATCCCGGTGGTAAGGAGATACGACGTTATCCTGATCGGGCGAGAGAGATTA